Part of the Streptomyces antimycoticus genome, TCACGGCCGAACCGGCGCGCGACGGCGGCGCCGAGACCGGGGCCGGCTCCGATGATGGCAAGGGTGGTCATGGGTTCTCCGGGTGCTCGGGCGCCTCAGGGGCCGGGGTCTCGCGGTGACGGGGTGGCGGGGTGGGGTGAAGGCGGTTGTCGGTGGCCGGTTCGCTCACCGTCACCGGGGCAGGAGCCTGAGCGTGGTGGCGCGCGCCGTGTCCGCGACCATGGGCTCCACGTAGGTTCCGCTGTAGCGGCTGTACTTGGAGCGGTACGCGTCGTCGACCCGGTCATTGACACCGGGGTCGCCCTCCTCGATCAAGGTGACGTCCCGGTCCACGCCGCCGGAGCGGATGTGGCCCTCGTGGCTCCCATGGGCGGTGCGCCACCAGACGCCGTCGGTGCCCCGGTAGGAGCGGACGTAGAGGTCGTCGCCGTCACGGACGACCCAGATCGGCACCGCCGTACGCGGTGTGCCGTCGCCCCGCAGCGGCGCCATTTCCAGCTCGTCCGTCGTCGCGATCCGGTTGAGTTCGTCGCTCGTCCATGTCGTCATCGTCTGCCTCCTTCACGAGTAACCGAAAGGGGAGAATTCCATCTCGGGAGGAAAGCAACCAGGGAGAGAACCTTCCCCCTGGGCGGCCGGCGAACGATGCCCCACCGACCAGTATGCCGAGCGGGAGGTCACCCGGCGAGGGCGGCGAACGCCTCGTCCAGGAGGGCGGTGAGGTCGGGGCGGCCGTCGGAGGCCGACCAGTGGTCGAGGGCGATGTTCAGGCAGCCCAGAGCGGCGGCGGCCTTCACCGACAGGGCCAGGGCCGTGGCACGCGGAGCGTCGCCGGGCCGCTCGGCGAGGGCCCGGGCCAGCATGGGCCGCCAGCCGTTCTGCTTCTCCAGCAGCCGGGCGCACAGGGCGGGGGTGTTCCGGACCAGGCGGGTCGTCGCGAGGGCGCTGACCGGGTCCCGGCGGTGGT contains:
- a CDS encoding DUF2255 family protein, with the translated sequence MTTWTSDELNRIATTDELEMAPLRGDGTPRTAVPIWVVRDGDDLYVRSYRGTDGVWWRTAHGSHEGHIRSGGVDRDVTLIEEGDPGVNDRVDDAYRSKYSRYSGTYVEPMVADTARATTLRLLPR